One Oryza brachyantha chromosome 3, ObraRS2, whole genome shotgun sequence DNA segment encodes these proteins:
- the LOC102722480 gene encoding putative zinc finger CCCH domain-containing protein 21: MACHFPQVSNSNYLRFPPIPWPDGDRKLGLPGDEVMEGELSFLSPASSSCFSFDDGGPGSPNWQSMVEALLSSPTSSVSGGCGGGGYNSPARGSPLEKPLTSPSSCVPDCRGAGDFGSLTWESPLEKQLESPSSYVSDGCGGGLSSPTRAFLPEKLFDPPPSRVSDCRGVGNDGGLIPLPWALPLEKPLESTSSCVSDGRRVGNAGVLSSLPWVSPQENPLESPSSCVSDGRSGCYNSALGASAERQREVHEAERLLRSIAERYDDCFLRLRDATAEIADLRRERLRLGAENLHLSLLLEDLETEQRKQASAVASPKQAEEEAAQAGAPKSISIRSPGYLSLKQSQGQSKPQRLRVRASQATEDAAARDEKEEDDNGDGGGEVEVQAYRQGAAKTELCNKWERGACPYGERCRFAHGLQELRPVIRHPRYKTLPCQMFAAASGCPYGHRCHFRHSPLPAAVSY; encoded by the exons ATGGCCTG TCACTTCCCCCAAGTCTCAAACAGCAACTACCTCCGCTTCCCTCCAATTCCCTGGCCCGACGGCGATAGGAAG CTTGGGCTCCCGGGAGACGAGGTGATGGAGGGGGAGCTCAGCTTCCTCTCGCCGGCGAGTTCGTCCTGCTTCTCcttcgacgacggcggccctGGCTCCCCGAATTGGCAATCGATGGTGGAGGCGCTGCTCAGCTCGCCTACTTCAAGCGTTTCTGGCGGCTGCGGAGGTGGTGGCTACAACTCACCGGCACGGGGGTCCCCGCTGGAGAAGCCGCTCACGTCGCCCTCATCGTGCGTCCCCGACTGCCGCGGCGCTGGCGATTTCGGTTCTCTGACATGGGAGTCACCTCTGGAGAAGCAGCTCGAGTCGCCCTCATCATACGTCTCCGACGGCTGCGGAGGTGGCCTCAGCTCGCCGACAAGGGCGTTCCTGCCTGAGAAGCTGTTCGACCCGCCTCCATCGCGCGTCTCCGACTGCCGCGGCGTTGGCAACGATGGCGGCCTCATCCCTCTGCCATGGGCGTTACCTCTGGAGAAGCCGCTCGAGTCAACCTCATCGTGCGTCTCCGAC GGCCGCCGCGTCGGCAACGCTGGCGTCCTCAGCTCTCTGCCATGGGTGTCACCTCAGGAGAACCCACTCGAGTCACCCTCATCGTGCGTCTCCGACGGCCGCAGCGGCTGCTACAACTCGGCTCTCGGTGCCTCGGCGGAGCGACAGCGCGAGGTGCACGAGGCGGAGAGGCTCCTGCGCTCGATCGCCGAGCGCTACGACGACTGCTTCCTCCGCCTGCGCGACGCCACGGCCGAGAtcgccgacctccgccgcgAGCGCCTCCGTCTCGGCGCCGAGAACCTtcacctctccctccttctAGAGGATCTCGAGACCGAGCAGCGGAAGCAGGCGTCAGCGGTGGCTTCGCCAAAGCAAGCGGAGGAGGAAGCAGCACAGGCCGGCGCACCGAAGAGCATCTCCATTCGTTCTCCGGGCTACCTCTCACTGAAGCAGTCGCAGGGCCAGTCCAAGCCACAGCGCCTCCGTGTTCGCGCTTCTCAGGCGACCGAG GATGCGGCAGCAAGGGATgagaaggaggaggatgacaacggcgacggtggcggggaggtggaggtgcAGGCGTACAGGCAGGGCGCAGCGAAGACGGAGCTGTGCAACAAGTGGGAGCGCGGCGCTTGCCCCTACGGCGAGCGCTGCCGGTTCGCGCACGGCCTGCAGGAGCTGCGCCCCGTCATCCGCCACCCGCGCTACAAGACCCTCCCCTGCCAGatgttcgccgccgcctccggctgCCCCTACGGCCACCGCTGCCACTTCCGCCACTCcccgctccccgccgccgtgtcCTACTAG
- the LOC102717881 gene encoding pentatricopeptide repeat-containing protein At5g50990-like, which yields MSYTHCLRKYPVRAVFPYTNAILRASLEKGSPQKSLTDYNSMLRFTAFCPDYRTYVLLLKACAKCSNLYAAMEIHSRIVKLGLLSNQSITTHLFKLYIDHDRMTEACKLFWLTVEWNADPFYGNLMLTGFLKCGQIDKAYQIFKRMPVKDLVSWNSMIAGAARNSYLKDAMNIFSKLVNSGLVPDGFSFSSVLSACAQAGARCYGVWVHQLMAELGLEMNHILSSALVDMYAKCGRIDVAIGIFKTIKRNHVSVWNTMIGGLAAHGLGSDAVLFFFEMESEGLVPDGVTFVALLTACSHCGMVEEARRYFQVMTTKYCITPKIEHYGAMVDTLSRAGLLDEAYDLVKSMNVKSDTVIWRALLSACCRYRQTKLGEITIKEIACQGSGDYTLLSSIYSSANRWEDSEEVWKERKKKRIRKSKGLSWVEIRGSTHEFKAGDRSHPDTDGIYQVLHRLSKKAKSVGYTPLTELVLKDVSEEEREENLTAHSEKLAVAYCILKTVPGTEIMVSKNLQTCTDCHEWMKIVSKVLSRVIIMRDRVRFHRFEGGCCSCKDYCYTVWAMSLYSIFCGNFHLLRNSIGNSCCSRFLKYGLIYRAVLQNGGNKTRLISTIVCTRKESKQSFSNSRHLHGESVESSIEVLKQSDLQHLKSLQCYDGQEKVSGVKADWPATILVFDIETTGFSRRHDRIIEIAVRDLMGGKNSTIQTLINPDKDIKNAYVHGISSSMVSKPDIPRFGEFIPILLQYVWSRQMADKPVMWVAHNGRTFDVPFLMYEFQRCKIEIPGDWLFVDTLPIAKQLVDSDGFKLKSASLDSLREHYKIPLVGSAHRAMQDVTTLCYVLQKLTFELKLTVPQLLEKSFRISDIPTPRSEK from the exons ATGTCCTACACGCACTGTTTGAGGAAATATCCAGTAAGAGCCGTCTTTCCATATACTAATGCCATCCTCCGAGCTTCTTTGGAGAAAGGATCCCCACAAAAGTCACTGACAGATTACAACAGTATGCTCCGTTTTACTGCTTTCTGCCCTGATTACAGAACATATGTGCTCCTTCTCAAGGCTTGTGCGAAATGTTCGAATCTCTATGCTGCGATGGAGATCCATTCACGGATTGTTAAACTTGGACTGCTGTCTAATCAAAGTATAACAACTCATCTCTTCAAATTATACATTGATCATGATCGCATGACGGAAGCATGCAAACTGTTTTGGCTAACGGTTGAGTGGAATGCCGACCCCTTTTATGGTAACTTGATGCTCACAGGATTCTTGAAGTGTGGGCAGATAGACAAGGCATATCAGATTTTCAAGAGAATGCCTGTCAAGGATTTGGTCTCATGGAATTCAATGATTGCAGGTGCAGCAAGGAACTCGTACTTGAAAGATGCAATGAATATTTTCAGCAAGTTGGTCAATTCAGGTCTTGTGCCTGATGGCTTCTCATTCTCCTCAGTTCTATCAGCTTGTGCTCAAGCTGGTGCCCGCTGTTATGGTGTGTGGGTTCATCAGCTAATGGCTGAACTGGGGTTGGAAATGAATCATATTTTAAGTTCAGCACTTGTTGATATGTACGCAAAATGTGGAAGAATTGATGTGGCCATTGGGATATTCAAGACAATTAAGAGAAACCATGTCTCTGTATGGAACACAATGATTGGTGGCCTGGCAGCACATGGTCTTGGATCTGATGCAGTATTGTTCTTCTTTGAGATGGAAAGTGAAGGTCTTGTTCCTGATGGGGTTACATTTGTTGCACTCTTGACAGCATGCAGCCATTGCGGCATGGTTGAAGAGGCTCGCCGATACTTTCAAGTAATGACTACAAAGTATTGTATCACTCCGAAGATTGAACATTATGGTGCAATGGTGGATACTTTATCACGAGCTGGGCTACTGGATGAAGCATATGACTTGGTAAAGTCAATGAATGTGAAATCTGATACTGTGATATGGAGGGCATTACTCAGTGCGTGTTGCAGGTACCGGCAAACTAAGCTAGGTGAGATCACCATCAAGGAGATAGCTTGCCAGGGCAGTGGTGACTATACCCTTCTTTCAAGTATCTACTCGTCTGCGAATAGATGGGAAGATTCAGAGGAGGTAtggaaagagaggaagaaaaagagaattaGGAAAAGCAAGGGCTTGAGTTGGGTTGAGATAAGGGGAAGCACCCATGAATTTAAAGCTGGTGACCGATCTCATCCTGACACTGATGGTATTTACCAAGTGTTGCATCGGTTATCAAAAAAGGCCAAGAGTGTAGGGTATACTCCATTGACTGAACTAGTGTTGAAAGATGTCTCTgaggaggaaagagaagaaaacctTACCGCCCACAGTGAGAAGCTAGCGGTGGCATATTGTATCCTTAAGACAGTCCCAGGAACAGAGATAATGGTGTCAAAGAATCTGCAGACTTGCACTGATTGTCATGAATGGATGAAGATAGTCTCAAAGGTACTTTCTCGTGTTATAATTATGAGGGATAGAGTTCGATTTCACCGGTTTGAAGGAGGATGCTGCTCCTGTAAAGATTATTG ttacaCTGTTTGGGCAATGTCTTTATATTCTATTTTCTGTGGGAACTTCCATCTACTAAGGAATTCAATAGGAAATAGTTGTTGTAGCAGATTTCTTAAATATGGATTAATCTATAGAGCTGTACTTCAGAACGGAGGAAATAAAACTCGACTAATCAGTACGATAGTATGcacaagaaaagaaagtaaGCAGTCATTCAGCAATAGCCGTCATTTGCATGGTGAATCAGTTGAGTCATCGATCGAAGTGCTCAAGCAATCAGATCTTCAGCACCTTAAATCACTTCAATGCTATGATGGTCAGGAAAAGGTTTCTGGAGTGAAGGCTGATTGGCCTGCAACCATCCTTGTTTTTGATATTGAAACTACAGGTTTCTCACGCCGCCATGATAGAATCATTGAAATTGCTGTTCGTGATCTTATGGGAGGAAAAAATAGCACTATACAGACACTCATAAATCCGgataaagatataaaaaatgcatatgTTCATGGTATTAGCAGCAGCATGGTCAGCAAACCAGATATACCAAG ATTTGGGGAATTTATCCCTATCCTATTACAGTATGTTTGGAGTCGTCAAATGGCTGATAAACCAGTTATGTGGGTCGCTCATAATGGGCGTACCTTTGATGTACCATTTCTCATGTATGAATTCCAACGATGTAAAATAGAGATCCCTGGCGATTGGCTATTTGTAGATACACTTCCTATTGCAAAACAGTTGGTTGATTCTGATG GGTTCAAACTCAAGTCTGCATCTTTAGACAGTCTGAGGGAGCACTACAAGATCCCATTGGTAGGGAGTGCTCACCGAGCAATGCAGGATGTGACCACCCTCTGCTATGTGCTCCAGAAGTTGACCTTCGAGCTGAAACTAACCGTCCCCCAGCTCCTTGAGAAGTCATTCCGAATTTCCGATATTCCAACCCCTCGCTCTGAAAAATAA